The DNA segment CGTAAGCCGACCACTGGTGCTCGCCGCCGAAGGCCAGCGTCAGCCCCCCGATCGCGCGATATTCGCCGCGCAGGGTGATGCTGTCGGTATGGCCATCGCTGGCGAAGGTTTCCGTGCTCGCGCCATCGCGATTGGTGCGCTCGGTGTCGGACAGGGAGTAGCTGGCTCGCAGGGTCAGGTCCTGGCCGTAGTAGGTGAGCCCCGCCGCGCCCGAATATTGCCGCGTGAACTGCCTATCGCGCGTGTCGCCGAAGGTGAAATCAGTGCGGAAGCCGTCGATCTCCAGATCGCCTTCGGCGTAGCGCGCGTTGGCGAACAGCTCGATCGTGTCGGTCAAATCGACAAAGGCCGAAGCGCCGACGCCGAACTGTCGCGACCCGTCGCGCTCGCTGCCATTGGCGGCGGCGGAAAAGCCATCGGTGCGGAGAGCCGAGCCGGTCAGGCCGAGCGCATAGCCTTCACCCTCGACGCCGGCCGAAGCCGCAGCGGTGACCGTATCGCGCGCGCCGTATTCCAGGCTCGCGGAAAGGCCCTCGCGCCCGCGCGTCGACACGTCGAGCACGCCGCCGAGCGCATCGGCGCCCCAGATCGTGCTGTTGGCACCGCGCAACAGGTCTATGGTGCCGACATTGGTGGCGAGCAGCGTGCCGAAGTCGAACCCGCCGCCGGGGCTGGCCTGGTCCGCCACGCGCACCCCGTCGATCAGCACCAGCAACTGCTCGCTCGCCGCGCCGCGCACGCTGACGCCGGTGAAGCTGCCGAGCGGGCCATTGCGGGTTAGCACCGCGGAAGGCGCGCGGGCGAAGATGCGGGCGATGTCCGCGCCCTGCACCGCCTCGATCTCGTCGCGTCCGATGACGGCGACCGATTGTCCAGTGTTGGCGACATCGGTAGCAAGGCCGGTAGCGGTGACGGTGATCGGCACGCCTTCGTCGGCGAACACGATTTCGTCGGCGGAAACCGGCGGGGGCGCGTCGGTCTTCACGGCATCGACCACACTGTCCTGTGCAGCAGCCGGCACCGCGAGACTGGCGACGCTAAGATAAAACAGATGCTTGAACACGAAACCTCCCATCATGTGCGAAGTCGCTCATGACGGAGGACCGGCGGCATGCCCTTCCCACGCTGGCCATCGGTGCACCCCGCCCGCGGCTCGAACGACGCCATCGGCAGGTCTCCTGGCTCCCGGATCGCCGCTCCCCGCCGCCTTCTCGCCCGCGAGGGCAATGGCGTGTGGCGGATCGCTCCCCGGTCACAGTTGCGGGGGCAGCGGAGGCGTCACACCCCCTTCCCTCTTAGGACGCGGAATGAAACCCGCGCCAACCCATGACTGAACGCGCCCCTACGCCTGCGGCTGGCCCCGGGCAAGCCGTTTACGAGGCCGAAACCCTGATCGCGAACCGGCGCTTAGGTGTGGTCCGCTAA comes from the Qipengyuania sediminis genome and includes:
- a CDS encoding TonB-dependent receptor plug domain-containing protein, with the protein product MFKHLFYLSVASLAVPAAAQDSVVDAVKTDAPPPVSADEIVFADEGVPITVTATGLATDVANTGQSVAVIGRDEIEAVQGADIARIFARAPSAVLTRNGPLGSFTGVSVRGAASEQLLVLIDGVRVADQASPGGGFDFGTLLATNVGTIDLLRGANSTIWGADALGGVLDVSTRGREGLSASLEYGARDTVTAAASAGVEGEGYALGLTGSALRTDGFSAAANGSERDGSRQFGVGASAFVDLTDTIELFANARYAEGDLEIDGFRTDFTFGDTRDRQFTRQYSGAAGLTYYGQDLTLRASYSLSDTERTNRDGASTETFASDGHTDSITLRGEYRAIGGLTLAFGGEHQWSAYETAFDNRESVNITGGYLQAGWVLGDIAAHLGARIDDHELFGSEVSVGGDVSYGLGNGWRVKASIGEGFKAPTLFQLFSDFGNERLRPERATSYDLGFELGRRGAGKHFGITGFRRDSEDLIGFVSCFGSTAPLCRARPFGTYDNIARARAQGIEVEGGAEIAEGFRLAGHYAFIDTEDRASGANLARRPRHVATLFADYESPFGFTLGADLRFVGPSFDDASNTARLGGYELVDLRATIKVAEGIELFGRVENVFDADYTTAAGYGTPGRGVFAGVRGRM